Proteins encoded in a region of the Acidobacteriota bacterium genome:
- a CDS encoding exopolysaccharide biosynthesis protein, whose protein sequence is MAHSNSDSAGWVDTHLHLLPGLDDGPKDWDASLAMAEVLIADGTTHVVVTPHSNYQFSFSRARTAELCGELQEKLQGRVQVMAGCEVHLSFENVSALLERPRELSLNGGRYVLVEFPEFFERQALGSALEQIAAGGMVPVLAHPERNPVLQQNPGTLDEYLRLGCLAQVTASSFRGRFGKRAEQFSLELLRGGRIHLVASDGHSAEQRSPKMSAAAAFIAERADEEMAQALCSANPLAIALDRPKLPYAPKPPEKKKSFFARLMNS, encoded by the coding sequence ATGGCACATTCTAATTCCGACTCTGCCGGATGGGTGGATACCCATTTGCATCTATTGCCCGGCCTGGACGATGGCCCCAAAGATTGGGACGCATCGCTGGCGATGGCTGAGGTGCTGATCGCTGACGGCACGACGCACGTCGTGGTAACGCCGCACAGCAACTATCAGTTCTCCTTCTCACGGGCGCGGACCGCCGAACTCTGCGGCGAGCTGCAGGAAAAGCTGCAAGGGCGCGTGCAGGTCATGGCCGGCTGCGAGGTGCATCTCAGCTTCGAAAACGTCAGCGCGCTGCTGGAGCGGCCGCGCGAGCTTTCGCTGAATGGCGGCCGCTATGTTCTGGTGGAATTCCCTGAATTCTTCGAGCGGCAGGCGCTCGGCAGCGCGCTGGAGCAGATCGCCGCGGGGGGCATGGTGCCGGTGCTGGCGCATCCGGAGCGTAACCCCGTGCTGCAGCAGAATCCGGGAACGCTGGATGAATATTTGCGGCTCGGCTGCCTGGCGCAAGTGACGGCCTCCTCGTTTCGCGGGCGTTTTGGCAAGCGCGCCGAACAGTTCAGCCTGGAACTGCTGCGCGGCGGCCGCATTCACCTCGTCGCCAGCGACGGCCATTCCGCCGAGCAACGCTCACCGAAGATGTCCGCGGCGGCCGCGTTCATTGCCGAGCGTGCCGATGAAGAGATGGCTCAGGCGCTCTGCAGCGCCAATCCACTGGCGATAGCGCTCGACCGGCCGAAGTTACCCTACGCGCCCAAGCCGCCCGAGAAGAAGAAGAGTTTCTTCGCCCGGCTGATGAACAGTTAG
- a CDS encoding GNAT family N-acetyltransferase: MSWKRHRDANLAPLAAVWQAAEAAGAQSVFQTYAFARHWAACFADEAEISIAWRSDPPVIIPLARCRGRWGLLGEGLFDYQDLVGAAEPEVEADAARWLASQWGAPVTVTGVPEASPWRELWRLSGLREKRYAAAPLRPAGADDLAAGHPRVEHRWRAAGVTLAVVSAPADRLRMLDWLLARKAAALEARNERNVLGPKECRWVLRMVEQEPAVAELWQLRRRGDVVAGLLCWLTPQVRYAYTIAYEPGAAAMSPGVLALYALLRHTRREGRAFNFLTGEQAFKQRFATAREELLRYQKDDGTF; the protein is encoded by the coding sequence GTGAGCTGGAAGCGGCACCGCGACGCGAATCTCGCGCCTTTGGCGGCGGTGTGGCAGGCGGCGGAAGCGGCCGGCGCGCAAAGCGTGTTCCAGACCTACGCCTTTGCACGCCATTGGGCCGCCTGCTTTGCCGATGAAGCCGAAATCTCCATCGCCTGGCGCAGCGACCCTCCCGTAATTATTCCCCTGGCACGGTGCCGCGGGCGCTGGGGTTTGCTGGGCGAAGGACTGTTCGACTATCAGGATTTGGTGGGTGCCGCTGAGCCGGAAGTAGAGGCCGATGCGGCTCGCTGGCTGGCCTCACAATGGGGCGCACCGGTAACGGTTACGGGCGTTCCAGAGGCATCGCCGTGGCGGGAGCTTTGGAGGCTGTCGGGGCTAAGGGAAAAACGCTACGCTGCGGCGCCGTTACGCCCGGCAGGCGCGGATGATTTAGCGGCAGGGCATCCCCGGGTCGAACACCGCTGGCGCGCGGCCGGCGTCACCCTGGCCGTAGTATCGGCGCCAGCCGATCGCCTCCGCATGCTGGACTGGCTGCTTGCCCGCAAAGCGGCGGCACTGGAAGCCCGGAACGAGCGCAACGTACTGGGCCCGAAGGAATGCCGGTGGGTGCTGCGCATGGTCGAGCAGGAGCCGGCGGTGGCCGAGTTGTGGCAGTTGCGTCGCCGCGGGGACGTGGTGGCGGGTCTATTGTGCTGGCTCACCCCGCAGGTCCGCTATGCCTACACCATCGCTTATGAACCCGGGGCGGCAGCGATGTCTCCGGGTGTTCTGGCGTTATACGCGCTCTTGCGTCACACTAGGAGAGAAGGGCGGGCATTCAATTTTCTGACCGGTGAGCAGGCATTCAAGCAGCGTTTTGCCACCGCCCGCGAAGAACTGTTGCGCTACCAGAAGGACGATGGCACATTCTAA